The sequence TTTTTCAATTGTGTGGATCAAAATAGGTCGATCACCCAACTCCAAAAATTGTTTTGGTAAATTACTGATTCCCATGCGTGTGCCAGTTCCTCCGGCTAGGATTCCTGCATAGATCATTTATATTCTCCTTTAGTTTATTCTAAAAAACTCATTACCATCTATTATATCACAATCTGTCTCCATCATGAAGAAAAGACAGAGTGTCATTTAGTCTAATCAACACACCATTTAAGGCAAAAAGTGAACAATGCCTTACTAAATTTGGAAAGACCATAACAAATTAAGAAATAAAAATAGGTTATCCTCTATATTCTCCTCTCAACGTTCGGTTAATATAGAGTTCTTTAGGATATAATAGAAACCTTAAAGAAAGCTTAAATGAAATTATTTGTTTATCAAAGAATACTAGGTGTGCATAGTAAATTTCTTAAAAGTTGTTTGAGAGACTCATTATAAAAGGTTATATATCTCATGAATTAAACAAAAAAGTTGTTTGAGAGACTCATTATAAAAGGTTATATATCTCATGAATTAAACAAATAATAGACTTTTGCCCCTAAAATTGATAAAATAAAAAAGAAAATAATAGAAAAAGGAAACTGTAAACCGCCATGATGAACATGCAAAACATGATGCGCCAAGCACAAAAACTTCAAAAACAAATGGAACAAAGCCAAGCAGAACTCGTTGCCATGGAATTTGTTGGAAAATCAGCTCAGGACCTTGTCCAAGCAACTTTGACTGGAGACAAAAAAGTTGTCAGCATTGACTTCAACCCAGCAGTTGTAGATCCAGAAGATCTCGAAACACTTTCAGATATGACTGTTCAAGCAGTTAACGCTGCTCTTGAACAAATTGATGAAACGACTAAGAAGAAACTAGGAGCTTTCGCTGGAAAATTGCCTTTCTAATCCACAAAAAAAGAGAAACAGATGTTTCTCTTTTTTTCTTAGAAATCAAAGAATTCCATTGCTTTCTTTAAGAGTAATTCCGTATATTCCGGATCGTCTTGAGCCATTGTGACTTGTGACTGGACCATTTCAAGATCATCAGTAATCATGCCATCTGCGCCGAGGCGAACGGCTTTATCAAATGCCTCCGAACCATTTACTGTCCAAACATAGAGTCTCTGATCAGTTGTCCAGAGTTTATTGACAAAGTATTCATCCAAAGTTGAATATTCCATGGTATAACCAGTCGCCTTGGTTCTCGGAAACACACTATTATATGGCAGAATGAAGTACACTGGAATTTCAGAATCATAAGCCAAGACCTTATCAATCACATGATAGTCTAGTGACTGCATCTGGTGACCATATTTCTTGATAGTAGCTCCATACTTTTCGAGAAAATGGTCCATCATTTGTGGGCTATCTTTTTTACTGGTTTTAATCTCAATCAGCAATTTTTGGTTTAATGTATTTGCACGTTCTAAATAATCATCAAAACTTGAAATCTTTGTTTGATAACCATTCTCGTAAATATCTGTATTTGTTAATTCATCCAGAGTTAAGTCTTGCGGTGTAGCATTAATTCTTGCAAGCGATTTAAGGTTAGCATCGTGCATCATCACGAACTGACCGTCTTTCGTTTCCTGAACATCCATTTCAATGAGATCTGGTTTTAGTTGAGCTGTCTTTTCCAAAGACTGCACAGTATTTTGAACACCATTTTTATTACTTACTCCTCTGTGCGAAATCACTAAAGGTGTATTGGTATCCGGAGACTCCAAATAGATGTAACCTTCTAAAGCAAAGAAGATACTTGCACACCCCATGACTCCCCACCTCATCAAATGGTCTTTCTTTCGCCTTGGCATGATCTCCAACTCTTCTCCTGTCAGGAAGGAAACAAACTTCACTAGGAAATAAGTCAGAGTCATGTAATGGAGGTTTTTAATCAAGACAAAATTAATCACACCAAGAATCAAGGATTCTTTTTGAGTAAAATTATCCATTACTGCCTGAGCAAAGAGCAAGGGGATTAACAAGACAAAGAAGAAGAGATAGGTTTTAATGATAATGAGTAGGAGATGCCAAGAGAAGAAAAGGACGTTTTTCTTCGTCTTTTGGAGACTATATTTCACACTTTCTCTTACTGTCTTTCTTTCAAAGAGAATCTTAGGAAGGGCAAACATGAAGCGAACAGAAATGTAGAGAAAGATCCAAGCGGATGCTATGATCAACAGCCCTACCAGCCAGTTCTTATCTTCTAGGTATGTAACGATAAAATCAGGGATAATAATTTTGTTGAGGTAATAGATTTTTAAAATCTTACGGATGAACGGGAAAAGCATAGCAATGTAAAAAAAGACAAAAGCCATCTTACAAAAGCTCAATCGTTTGACAAATAGAAAGCTCTGGTGAAAGACTTTTCTACTATACTCAATCAAGGTTCTCTTTTCATGGTAGAGAAGGTGCCGCGCCCCGATAAACAAAAGACAAATCTGGAAATAGGCGACCAGGAGATTGATTGCAATTAAGATGAGAAAGGCTAAACTGATAAAAGGCGAGCCTTGTATAATCGCCCAAAAGTTATTGTAGGAGATAAACAAATAACCAGTTTGTCTCAGAAGGATGCCAGCAATCCATGAATTTAATGGTAGCCAGACAAACTCAACCATCATAAATATCAAGAAAAATAGAAATAAAATCTTATCTAGGTTATAGTATATCTTCCTAAAACCTAGCTTTTTAGGTTTTTCAGGTTTCATAAGCACTCCTAGTCTAAAAATTGGGATAAATCTAAGCCACCGAAAGGATTATTCATAGAAAAACTACTCTGGTCTTCTATTAATAGCTTTCCTTCATCTGATTCCAAAAAAGCCTCGTAAACACGCGCCGTCATGCGGGCGTCTTCTAAACTGTTATGAGACTTCCCGTGAAAGCCTAAAAAATTCGCTACAGTTTGTAATTTAAGATTGGCTATGCCGTGTAGGTCAGAACTACGGCGTTCAAAAGCCTCCTCATATAGATCAACCTTATACTGGTCACGATAATCAATACCATGCTCCAAGAGAATAGGCAAATCACTCTTAGCTGCATTGTAACCAACGATAGGTATGTCGCCAACGAATTCTTGAAAGTCCTTTAAAACTTGTTCTACTTTTGGCGCATCTTTCAAGGTTTCAGCTGTGATTCCAGTCAAACCATTGATAAAACTCTTCAATGGTGCTGTAGTATGAACATAAGAATCAAAAGCAGCACTTTCTTGTCCATCTTGAAAGCGGACTGCCGATACTTGAATTAAATGGGTAACCCCCTCGTGTTGATTGAATTCCAAATCAAAGGCGATATAATCTCTTAATTTTTCCATTATTTACCTCAATTACTACCCAAAATAAACTATAAATAATAAAAGAAGCCATTAGGTTAGTGAGTAACCCAAACAGCTTCTTTATTTTCCTCCAAAAAGGCGAGTAAAAAAGCCTTTTTTGGTTGCTTGGACTTCTTCTTTTGCTTGGTCCAACTCGAGTTTCAAGGTTTCTTGATCCTTCATCGCTTGAAGAGTTAACTGTTGCTGTTGGTCCAACTGTTTGTCCTTTTCAGCAATCTGTCGGTCTTTGATACGCATCTGTTCATCTTTTTCTGATAACTGGCGGTCTTTTGCCTTGAGCTGCTCGTACAAACGAAGAATTTCAGCATTTTTCTCATCGACCAAGATTTCCATCAGTTCACGTTGTTTGACATCATCACTGACTGGTTCATCTTCAAAAATCGTTTTTTTATAGATTTCTTCTAGCTTAATCAAGCCACTTCGAGTAACTACAGTTACACCTTTGTCATTTTTTTTCGTGTCCTCTTCTGGAAGTTCTTTGACACGATTGTTGATTGCTTGACGAGATAGTCCTAAGACCTCTGCAATCTCACTGACGGTCATTTCAATACTCATAATATCCTCTGAAACGTTTTCTAGCTTTTCTTTATTTAAATCTTATCATAAGCTAGATAAACTGTCAAATTTCCGCTTAATCTAAAGCTTTTAGAAAGGCTAGTAAGACTTGGGCAGAACGACGTCCAGCTTCGATAATAAACTCATCAAAAGAGATAGAGGCTTCGTGATTGGCATTGTCACTCATTGCACGAATGACTAGGAAAGGTAGGCCAAGAGCCTGAGCTGCTTGTGCAATGGCAGCCCCTTCCATTTCAACTGCTAAAACATCAGGGAAGTGGGATTTGATACTAGCAATCTTATCATCTCCAGCTATAAAGCTATCTCCTGTAGCAATCAAGCCTAGGTGCCAGGTCTGTTCTAACTGAGATAGACTCTCTTGGATTTTGGCTACAAAGGTTTTGTCTGATTCAAAATAAAGCGGTTGTTGCGCCATTTGGCCATAAGCATAGCCAAAAGCAGTCACATCCACATCATGGTAAGCTAGTCTATCTGCAATCACGACATCACCAACAGCAATCCCATCTGCAAGAGCACCTGCTGATCCTGTATTGATGATAGCTTCTACTTGGAAGTGGTTAGCTAACACTGCTACACTCATAGCCGACATGACTTTTCCAATCCCACTCTGAACTAGAACGACTTCTGTATTGCCAACAGAGCCAGTGTAGTAAGTATTTCCAAGGACTTGGACTTCTTTAGGTTTGTCCAAATTCTGAGTCAAATATACGAGTTCTTCTGGCATGGCAGCAATGATTCCAATTTTCATTTCAAGTCCTTTCAATTACAAGAGTTTCATCGCTAAAATTAACAAAATCAAAAGTAGGATGACTGCAAACAAGATGCGATTGAGTTTCGAATTAAAAACATTTCTCTTAGTGTTCTCAATGCGGCGACTCTTATGAATTGTTGGTTCTACTTCGATTGTAAGTGTATCTTGACTAAAACCGTGGTCTCTAGAGCGTGAATAACTAAAATGTTGTGAAGACGTTGGTAGGATCTTTGTTTCCTCATCATCTTGAAGAGGTGGTCCTGAGATTTTCTCACCTCGGTTGGCACGTTCAATCATTTCGTCTGTTAATAAAGGTTTTCCCATGGGTTGCTCCTCTATTTCTTTTGTAGTTCCCAGTACTGGATCGCCATAATGGTCTTGGCATCACAGATATGACCTGACTGGATTAGGTTCTTAGCCTCCTCTAGACTCACTTCTAGAACTTCCAAAGTTTCATCATCATCTTGTGGACGAGGATTTTCCACCTTGACCAAATCACTAGCAAGGTAGAGTTTTAGTTTTTCATTACAAAATCCAATCGCAGAATAGAAATCGTACAACAGTTCTAACTTAGCTGTGTAGGCAACCTCTTCTTCCAATTCACGAAGGGCCGCTGCCATTGGATCAGCATTTTCACCAAGTTCTAGTTTACCAGCAGGAATCTCATAAGAAACCGCCTCGATAGCTTTTCGGTATTGCTTAACGAGAACGATTTTGTCTTCAGCTGTCACAGCTAGTACACAAACAGCTCCATTGTGAAAAATCAAATCACGTTGGGCAGTACCTTTGCCTTCTGGCAGTTCTACCTGATCTTGCACCAATTTAAAGATAGGACCTTGATAGATTTCCTTCCGACTAATCGTTTTTTCTTCAAATTCCATGACAAACTCCTACTGGTTCTTGGGATGATGAGGTAGGCGAGTCGCATATTCATCTTTGTTGACCTGACGTCCACGGCCGATAGCAATGGCATCAGCAGGAACATTCTTGGTAATGGTTGAACCCGCTCCAACCAGAGAATTATCCCCAAGTTCTACAGGAGCAATAATAGTTGAGTTTGAGCCAACAAAGACATTATTGCCAATGACAGTTTTATATTTATTTTTGCCATCGTAGTTAACTGTAATAGTTCCTGCACCAAAATTAACGTTGCTACCCACTTCACAGTTTCCAATATAAGTCAAATGACCAGCCTTGGTATTTTCACCGATTGAAGATCCTTTTACTTCAACAAAATTTCCAATGTGAACTTGAGCAGCCAGACTTGAACCTGGACGGATATGAGCATAGGGACCAACTGTTACACCGTCCTCAACACTACTTTCCTCAATCATAGAGTTGGTAATCACGGCTCCAGCTCCAACGGTACTATCTACGATATAAGTTCCATTTGTTAAAATAGTCTCCGCACCAATCTTCGTTTGACCTTTCAAGGTAACGTTGGCTTCGATTTTGACTTCGGGAGCAATCTCAACATCAATATCGATGTAAGTTGCTTCCGGATTAACAAAACTAACACCATTAACCATGTGCTTTTGATTGATACGGCGACGCATCACTGCTTCCGCAGTCGCAAGAGCTACACGGTCATTTACGCCAAGACTTTCATCAAAATCCTTGAGAGTATAGGCCCCAACCTTTTCACCCGCATTACGGAAAATACCAATCACGTCAGTAATATAGTACTCACCTTGGGCATTGTTGGTGTTGATGTTTTTAAGGGCTTCAAAAAGACGCTCATTGTCAAATACATAAGTTCCTGTATTGATTTCCTTAATTTGCTTTTCAAAGTCTGTGGCATCTTTCTGCTCAACAATACGAAGAACTTCAGCATTATCGTTACGGACGATACGACCATATCCAAAAGGATCAGCTGCTTCAGCTGTTAAAATCGTCGCAACATTTTTGTGATTAATATGGAAATCCAAGAGGTTTTTCAAGCTTTCACCTGTAATCAGAGGAGTATCTCCAGCGATAACCAATGTGTGGCCTGTACGATTTTGGAGAATAGGCTCTGCCATCATGACAGCATGCCCAGTTCCTAGTTGTTCTGATTGGGTAACAAAGTCTGTCTGACCGGCTAATACTTGCTCAACTAGCTCTGCCTTGTGACCAACTACAGTAACTGTTTTTTCAGGTTGAATCGCACCAACACTACGAAAAACATGTTCCAACATCGAAATTCCAGCTACTTTATGAAGTACCTTTGGAAGATCTGATTTCATGCGAGTACCTTTACCCGCTGCTAGAATAATGGCATAATTTGACATAATCTTCTCTTTTCTCTAGAAATTCCCTTATATTATACCATAATTTAGTTTCTTAGGAGTAAACAAACAGAGAAATAGGGAAAAGACGCCCATATATTCACTTTTTCCGATGTTTTCTTTGATTTTTTTATCTATTTACGTTAAACTATTTAAATATGAGAAAAAAGATTCATCCAGCTATTATTTTTACTTTATTTACTATATTTATAGCTATTTTGATCCTCAATAGACCAACTTATGAAGACCATCCCGTCAAGTCAAAACCAAATGCTGTCCAGGTTGAAAATCAGGCCTTGCATAATCTTGACAAACCTATTATTGATGTCTCTGGTTGGCAAAGACCTGAGGAAATCAACTACGATACCTTGTCTCAAAATATTTCAGGTGTTATTGTTCGCGTCCACAATGGGGCTCAACATACTGAAAAAAATGATGCCGCTTATGCCAATGGTATTGATAAAGCCTATAAAAGTCATATTACAGAATTTCAAAAGCGGAATGTCCCAGTTGGAGTCTATGCCTATCTAGCTAGCCCCAGCAAGGAAGAAATGGAAAAAGCCGCTGAAGTTTTCTATAATGCTGCTTCTCCTTACAACCCTAGTTACTATTGGTTGGACGTGGAAGAAAAAACAATGTCTGATATGAATGAAGGGGTTGAAGCCTTTCGTGCTAAACTGGAATCTTTAGGTGCTAAAAACATCGGCATCTATATTGGAGTTTACTTCATGCAAGAACACAGTATCAATACAGATAAGTTTACTGCTATTTGGATTCCTTCCTACGGGACAGACTCTGGTTACTTTGAAACAACACCCAATACCAGTTTAGACTACGACCTCCATCAATACACTTCAAAAGGAAGAATTGCTGGATTTGAACATCATTTAGATATTAATCTTATTTCTACCTTGAAGGAAAAAGAAGAAACCTTCAGAAAACTATTTTTAAGACCATAAGACAAGTGAAAATCGCTCTCTTTTTCACTTGTTTTTTCATTTTCTCCTCGTCTGTGTTATAATTGATAGAATAGAGAAAGAATTTTATGAAATTGAGGATTTTATGATGTTTTCATGGATTGCAAGAGTTATTAAAGGAATCGTCATCGCCTTAGGATTTATCTTACCAGGAATTTCAGGCGGTGTTTTGGCAGCTATTTTGGGGATCTACGAGCGAATGATTAGCTTTCTGGCTCATCCTTTTAAGGATTTTAAAGCGAATGTCCTATACTTTATCCCAGTAGCAATCGGGATGTTGCTAGGCATTGGTTTGTTTTCTTATCCAATCGAGTATCTGCTAGAAAATTACCAGGTCTATGTTTTATGGAGTTTTGCGGGAGCCATCATCGGTACAGTTCCTAGCCTCCTTAAAGAATCTACTCGAGAATCTGATCGTGACAAGATCGACCTAGTCTGGTTCTGGACTACCTTTATCCTTTCAGGCCTAGGGCTCTACGCGCTAAACTTTGTTGTTGGTTCTCTCAGTGCTAGTTTCGCTAATTTCATCTTAGCGGGTGCTCTTTTAGCGCTTGGTGTCTTGGTGCCTGGTTTAAGTCCGTCAAATCTACTCTTGATTTTAGGATTGTACGCTCCAATGCTCTCTGGTTTTAAGACCTTTGATTTATTCGGTACTTTCCTTCCTATCGGAATAGGTGCAGGTGCAACCCTCATCATTTTTTCAAAATTAATGGACCATGCCTTGAACAACTACCACTCGCGTGTGTATCACTTTATCATTGGGATTGTGCTATCAAGCACCCTCTTGATTTTGATTCCAAATGCTGGAAGTGCTGAAAGTATCCAATACACTGGACTTTCTATCGTGAGTTATGTTCTCATCGCCTTCTTCTTTGCACTTGGTATTTGGCTTGGTATCTGGATGAGTCAATTGGAGGATAAGTATAAATAATGGCAAAGAAAGTTAAGATTAAGAAAACCTTGGTCGAACAAATCTTGACCAAGGCGGGTATTAACCATACTGGTATTCATATCAACGCGCTTGAGGGTGAACTTCCTTCGGAATATGATCGAACACATATCTTTAAAACCTTGGCTCTGCTGGGTGATAAGACGGGGCCAATCATCGGAATCGTTCCCATAACAGAACACCTCGCTGAGAAAAAACTAGCAAAGGTTTCTGGTAATAAAAAAGTGAGCATGATTCCTCAAAAAGATCTGGAAAAAACGACAGGCTATATTCATGGGGCTAATAACCCCGTCGGCATTCGCCAAAAACACAATTATCCTATTTTTATTGATCAGACTGCTTTGGATTTAGACCAAATGATTGTCTCTGCTGGAGAAGTCGGGCATAGTATCATCATTCGACCTCAAGACTTAGCCAGCTTTGTAAAAGCAAATTTTGCTGATCTCTTGGAGGAAAACAACTGATGAAACTCTATTTTGTCCGTCATGGTCGGACTGTCTGGAATCTTGAAGGACGTTTTCAAGGTGCTAGCGGCGACTCTCCCCTTCTTCCAGATTCCATTGACGTTTTAAAACAACTGGGTCAACATCTCAAGGAAATTCCTTTTGATACGATTTATTCTAGTGATTTACCCAGAGCAGTCAAATCTGCTGAGATTATCCAAAGTCAACTCCTAGCCCCTTGTCCTTTAAAGAGCATTCCTAACCTACGTGAATGGCAACTTGGAAAACTAGAGGGATTAAAAATCGCTACGCTCAATGCCATCTACCCACAACAAATCAAGGCCTTTCGCTCTAATCTGGCCCAGTTTGATACGAGGATGTTTGAAGCCGAATCTCTCTACTCTACGACTCAGCGAACCATTCAGTTTATCAAATCTCTGAAAGAAAGTCCGGCTGAAAGAATTTTGATTGTCGGGCATGGGGCAAATCTCACTGCTAGCCTACGCACTCTCTTAGGCTATAAAGAGGCTCACCTTCGCAAAGATGGAGGCTTGGCCAATGCTAGTCTGACAGTTTTAGAGACCGAGAATTTTGAAACCTTCACTCTGGAAAGATGGAATGACACTTCCTATCAAAGAAAATAATGGAACTTGATCTTAATAGTCAAGTTCTTTTTAGTTTTCAAAGAATATCCGTGAATTTCTCTGCTATTTATGATAAAATGGGAGTATCGCAAAAAATGACTCATCGTATCAAATTTTGAGTAAAATTAGGAGGAACCCATGTCTACAGAACATATGGAAGAACTAAATGACCAGCAGATCGTTCGCCGTGAAAAAATGGCTGCGCTCCGTGAACAAGGAATCGATCCCTTCGGAAAACGTTTTGAACGTACTGCTAACTCACAAGAACTAAAAGATAAATTTGCAGAACTCGATAAAGAACAACTACATGAATTAAATGAAACTGCTACTATCGCTGGACGCTTAGTAACTAAACGTGGAAAAGGAAAAGTTGGCTTTGCCCATCTTCAAGACCGAGAAGGTCAAATCCAGATCTACGTTCGTAAAGACGAAGTTGGCGAAGAAAACTACGAAATCTTCAAAAAAGCAGACCTTGGTGACTTCCTTGGTGTCGAAGGTGAAGTCATGCGTACTGATATGGGAGAGCTCTCTATCAAGGCCACACACATCACACACTTGTCTAAAGCACTTCGCCCGCTTCCTGAGAAATTCCACGGTTTGACAGACGTTGAAACAATTTATCGTAAACGTTACCTTGACTTGATTTCTAATCGTGAAAGCTTTGAACGCTTTGTCACTCGTTCAAAAATCATCTCTGAAATCCGTCGTTATCTAGACCAAAAAGGTTTCCTTGAAGTGGAAACACCTGTTCTTCATAATGAAGCCGGTGGTGCTGCTGCCCGTCCATTTATCACTCACCACAATGCCCAAAACATTGATATGGTCCTTCGTATCGCGACTGAGCTTCACTTAAAACGTCTTATCGTTGGTGGTATGGAACGAGTCTATGAAATTGGCCGTATCTTCCGTAACGAAGGAATGGACGCTACTCATAACCCTGAGTTTACTTCTATCGAGGTTTACCAAGCTTATGCAGACTTCCAAGATATCATGGACTTGACGGAAGGTATTATCCAACACGCTGCTAAGGCAGTTAAGGGTGATGGTCCAGTTAACTACCAAGGAACTGAAATCAAAATCAACGAACCATTCAAACGCGTTCACATGGTAGATGCTATCAAGGAAATTACTGGTGTAGACTTCTGGCAAGACATGACTTTCGAGGAAGCTAAAGCTATCGCTGCTGAGAAGAAAGTTCCAGTTGAGAAACACTACACTGAAGTTGGTCACATTATCAACGCCTTCTTTGAAGAGTTCGTTGAAGAAACCTTGATTCAACCAACCTTTGTCTATGGTCATCCAGTAGCTGTGTCTCCACTTGCTAAGAAGAACCCTGAAGACGACCGCTTTACTGACCGCTTTGAGCTCTTCATTATGACCAAGGAATACGGTAACGCCTTTACTGAGTTGAACGACCCAATTGATCAGCTTAGCCGTTTTGAAGCTCAAGCTAAAGCTAAAGAGCTTGGTGATGATGAAGCAACAGGCATCGACTACGACTACATTGAGGCTCTTGAATACGGTATGCCTCCAACAGGTGGTTTGGGAATCGGTATCGACCGTCTCTGCATGCTCCTCACTGATACAACTACTATCCGTGATGTATTGCTCTTCCCAACAATGAAATAACCCCTTATCCTCTGGTACTTGCCAGAGGATTTTTCGATGCAAAAAGAGACTGAGGAAAAACTCAATCTCTTTTTCTTATTCTTGATTTTTAACTTGACTGGTGGCTACATCTTCCCCAAACCATTTCTGGCTGATTTCCTGGAATTTTCCTTCTTGGTATAGCGAGATAAAGGCTTGGTTCAATGCATCTAGCAAAGTTTTATCAGCAGGTCTAACACCCACTGCAAAAGCTTCACTTTCAAATCCAGCTGAAAAGACATTGTAGTCATTTAATATTCCTTCAGACTGGAGATAATAATTGGCATATACCCGGTCAATCAACAAGGCATCAATCCGATCATTTTTCAAATCAATTAAGGCTTCATTGAAACTTTGGTATTGATTAGCCTTCTGGTCTTTCACTCGATTCTTGAGTAGTTCTGGTTGTCCTTCAAAATTCAAATAACCAGAAGATCCAGCCTGGGCCCCTAAAACTTTGTCAGTCATATCCTGAACTGAGTGGATTTTTTGAGACTTTTTAGAGACCAAAACTTGTTGATTTTCCATGTAAGGAATGGTAAAAGCAACCTTCTCTTTCCGTTCATTTGTTGCTGTATAGCCATTCCAGATGGCATCAATGGTACCATTTTGTAGTTCGGTTTCTTTCATATCCCAGTCGATGGGTTGAAATTTAATCTGAATTCCTAGTTTTTCAGAGACAGCTTGGGCTAGGTCAATATCAAAACCTGCATACTGGCCATTCTTTTCCTCAAATCCCATGGGAACAAAGGTATTGTCAAAGCCAATGGTAATGCTACCCTGTTTTTGATATTTGGCCCAATTATCCTGACTTGGATCACTTGCCTTCTGAGTACAAGCTGTCAGGAAGAAGCTAAAGAACAGAGCAAGTACAAGGGCAATTTTCTTTCTCTTCATAGGCACCTCCTAGTCCTACTTTGGATCGACCTTAAGGATCTGATCAGCAATGTTTTCCGCAAACTGAAGATCGTGGGTCACAACAATCTGAGTCATCCCACGCTCTTTATTTTGAAGGATAAGTTTTTCCACTTCTAATCGCAATTCTGGGTCTAAGGCTGATGTAGGCTCATCATATCCAATAATTTCTGGGTTTATCATCATAGCACGCGCTAAGGCCACCCGTTGTTTTTGCCCACCTGAAAGTGAGAATGGAAAGGCATCTGCATGCCCTGCTAACCCAAGTTGTTCTAACAAACCACGCGCCTTCTTCTCAGCAACTTCCTTCTCCATGCTCATGGTTTTTATAGGCGACAGAGTTAAGTTATCTAGAACTGACAAATGCGGAAAGAGTTGAAAATCTTGGAAAACAAATCCCAGAAGATTGCGCTTTTCTAGTTCGTCTATAGCTAGCGATTCGCCGTTATAGTAGATTTCTCCAGAATCGATGGTTTCCAGTCCAGCTAGCATACGTAACAAGGTAGTCTTTCCTCCTCCAGATGGACCTACGATTGCAAGGATTTGCTTTTCAGGAATTGATAGGCTGAAGTTGGTTAAGATTTGTTTGCCACCAAAGGCCTTGTTGATGTTTCGTAATTCTAACATAGCAATCCTCCTATCTGTAATAACTGTACTTCTTCTCAAGTTTTTTCGCAACAATAGTTACAAGACCAATCATAATCAAATAAATCGCTCCGGCTAAAAACATAGGAACAAGACTGGCATCCCGATTGGCTGCTGTCCGACTAGCCAAAATCAAATCTGAAATCCCAAGGGCATAAACCAATGAAGTATCCTTGACCAAACTCATAATTTCATTAAAGACGCTCGGTAAGACAATCTTTGTAACCTGAGGCAAAATAATATAGCGCACTGTGTCAAATGGACTAAACTTCAAGACCTTAGCAGCCTCATACTGCCCCTTTGGAATGGTTTCAATCCCTCCACGAAAAATTTCAGCAAAGTAGGCTGCATAGTTCAATACAAAAGCGATTACAGCAGCAGGCAAACGATCTAAACGTATCCCAATTCTAGGGAGAACATAGTAAATAAAGATTAATTGCAAGAGCAAGGGAGTCCCTCGCATCACCCAAATATAAAGGTCAATCAGATAATGGAGGGGTTTCCAGCGAACTTGCA comes from Streptococcus oralis and encodes:
- a CDS encoding amino acid ABC transporter substrate-binding protein, whose product is MKRKKIALVLALFFSFFLTACTQKASDPSQDNWAKYQKQGSITIGFDNTFVPMGFEEKNGQYAGFDIDLAQAVSEKLGIQIKFQPIDWDMKETELQNGTIDAIWNGYTATNERKEKVAFTIPYMENQQVLVSKKSQKIHSVQDMTDKVLGAQAGSSGYLNFEGQPELLKNRVKDQKANQYQSFNEALIDLKNDRIDALLIDRVYANYYLQSEGILNDYNVFSAGFESEAFAVGVRPADKTLLDALNQAFISLYQEGKFQEISQKWFGEDVATSQVKNQE
- a CDS encoding amino acid ABC transporter ATP-binding protein — translated: MLELRNINKAFGGKQILTNFSLSIPEKQILAIVGPSGGGKTTLLRMLAGLETIDSGEIYYNGESLAIDELEKRNLLGFVFQDFQLFPHLSVLDNLTLSPIKTMSMEKEVAEKKARGLLEQLGLAGHADAFPFSLSGGQKQRVALARAMMINPEIIGYDEPTSALDPELRLEVEKLILQNKERGMTQIVVTHDLQFAENIADQILKVDPK
- a CDS encoding amino acid ABC transporter permease; translated protein: MSYMFEILPSLLNGASMTLQVFALVLIFSIPLGIVVAFALQVRWKPLHYLIDLYIWVMRGTPLLLQLIFIYYVLPRIGIRLDRLPAAVIAFVLNYAAYFAEIFRGGIETIPKGQYEAAKVLKFSPFDTVRYIILPQVTKIVLPSVFNEIMSLVKDTSLVYALGISDLILASRTAANRDASLVPMFLAGAIYLIMIGLVTIVAKKLEKKYSYYR